In the Priestia aryabhattai genome, ATACGCTTTATTTGGTCGTGGGAAGTTATTTCTTCTTCCGAATTGCAGAGATATTAGCTGAAAAGCTTTCTGTGAAGTCCGTGACGATTGTTAAAAATATTGCCATGTACTCTTTTGGATTTTACTTGATTCACCCAATGGTTTTAAACTTTGTGGCAAAAGCAGTACCAATACAAGGCAACTATATGTTTCACTTTGAAATCTTGGCACGCTATATTTTAACGCTAGCGGGCTGTTACCTAATCATTTGGGTATGTCATCGTCTTTTACCGTTCGCTAGCTTTTTGTTTGGTAAACTGCCAAAAGAAGCGGTATTCATTTACCGACGTCCTGATCATAAATAGAGTTTAGTTAAAAGTTATGTCTGCTTGCAGGCATAACTTTTTTTATAAAATATAAGAGATGATCGCACGGTAGTTTTAAAATATTTTTAAAAGTGACATGGTAAGATAATGATTATTTAGGTAATCACAAAAAGGGGAATTTGATATGCGTGTACTTGGGGTAGAAGATGATGCTTCATTATTAAACGGTATCGTAGAAGGATGAAGTTGACTGTAAGTCTGAAGGGGCTGATGGTTATCTTTAGCATAAATAAACTTTTAAAAAAGATTTAAAATCAAGAAAGTTTTTTCAAAAACAAATGAGCCAAAGGAAAAGGTGATTCTAAATAATAAAGGTAGGCGATGGAATTTCTTTCACAAGCCTAGCTATTTTGACATACGTAATAATAGTTAATATTTCTGTTTACTATCTAAACGTGCATGATAAAATAGAAAAGATGAATATGTGTTAGGAGGAACATCAGTGAAAATTAAGCTTGGCCTTTTATACGGAGGAAAATCCGCTGAACATAAAGTATCTTTACAAACAGCTCTAGCAGTTTCAAAAGCAATTAATCACGATAAATATGAAGTGCATCCAATTTATATTACAGAAACAGGAAAGTGGATTCGCGGCACACAGCTGACTGGTCCGCTTGAAACAGTTGCTCAATTAGAAATTCAAGATAACGGAACTGCTATTTCACCAGTTTCATTGAATACGGAAATGTTTGCATTAACAGATTCAAAAACAGATGATCAGCTAGATGTTATTTTCCCACTTCTTCATGGTCCAAATGGAGAAGATGGTACTGTACAAGGATTATTAGAATTATTGAATATTCCTTATGTTGGAAACGGTGTATTAGCTTCAGCAGCTGGTATGGATAAAGTTGTAATGAAGCAGCTGTTTGCTCAGGCAGGTCTGCCTCAAGTAGAGTACGTATCATTTATCCGCCGCGAATGGGAAGCAGATCGAACGGCTGCTTATGAAAAAGTAGAAACACTTGGATACCCTTGCTTTGTTAAACCAGCAAACTTAGGTTCAAGCGTTGGGATTAGCAAATGTGATAACCGCGAAGAGTTAGAAGCGGCATTTGTTGAAGCCTTCTTATTCGATCGAAAAATTATTGTGGAAGCAGCAGCAGTTGGTCGTGAAGTTGAAATTGGTGTGTTAGGGAATGATGAAGCAGCTTGTTCAGTAGTTGGAGAAATCTTACCTAAAAAAGCGTTTTACGATTACAAAGCAAAATATGAAGACGGTGATACAGGTCTTATTATTCCAGCTGAAATTACAGAAGAACAGCATCAAGAAATGTCAGCACTAGCAATCAAAGCATTTAAAGCAATTGATGGATCTGGTCTTGTACGTGCAGATTTCTTCTTAACATCAGAAGGTAAATTCATTATTAATGAAGTTAATACGATGCCTGGTTTTACACCTTTCAGTATGTTCCCGTTATTGTGGAAACACGCAGGTGTTGAATATCCAGATTTAATCGAAAAACTTGTGTCATTAGCAATTGAACGTCATACCGAAAAGCAGCAAATTAAACACACAATGTAACTAACACAACACTATTCATCATGAATAGTGTTTCTGTGTTTAGTTTCAATTAATATTATCCATAGTTTACTTTAGGTCGAGAGGAGCAAACCAACAATGATTAAACGTACGCTTACACAGCTAGCTACAATGGTTCCAGGAAGTGTATTTCATAGCGGGAACGAAGCAGCTGTAATTGAGGGAGTCTCAATTGATACGAGAACAATTCAGCAAGGTAATTTATATATCCCAATTAAAGGGGAACGTTTTAACGGGCATACATTTGTCGATAAAGCAATTGAAAACGGAGCGGTCGCTACTCTATGGAACAAAGACGAAGAAAACCCACCGACAGACATTAGTGTTATTTTAGTCGATGATACACTAGAGGCCCTTCAGCAATTAGCAAAGTCCTATCGTCACGAGTTAGATATTAAAGTAGTGGGCATTACAGGAAGTAACGGAAAAACAACGGCAAAAGACATGGTGAAAGCTGTGCTCGATACAACTTACCGTGTTCTGAAAACAGATGGAAACTTTAATAATCATATTGGCATGCCGCTTACTATTTTGCGTTTAGATGAAACTCATGATATTGCAGTTTTAGAAATGGGCATGAGCAGCCGAGGAGAGATTGAGTTTCTTTCTAATTTAGCGGAGCCTGATGTAGCCATTATTACAAATATCGGAGAATCGCATCTTCAAGACTTAGGAAGTCGTGATGGAATTGCGGAGGCAAAATTAGAAATTACAAGCGGCTTAGCGCCAACAGGTCAGCTTGTCTATAATGGTGATGAGCCACTTTTAACGTCGCGCGTAGTTAATCCAGTATTTGAAACGGTGACATTTGGTAGCTCAGAACAAAACGATTTGTATCCAAGTGCTATTTCAGCTGAAGAGTTAGGAACAACATTCACTGTTTCACGTGAAACAACATATTCATTCTTTATCCCGGTATTAGGTAAACATAATGTTCACAATGCGCTTTCTGCTATTGCGGTAGGTCATTATTTTGGACTAGACAATGAAACAATCGCTAAGGGATTAAAAGAATTAAAGCTAACAAATATGCGTATGGAACTAGTGAAACGAACAGATGGACTGACATTCATTAATGACGCATACAACGCAAGTCCAACGTCCGTTAAGGCTGCTATCACGTTGATGCATGATTTAGAAGGCTATAAGCAAAAAATTCTTGTTCTCGGGGATATGCTTGAATTAGGCGATCAGGAAAAAGAGTTCCACAAAGAAGTGGGAGAGTTTATTCAAGCAGAAAAAATTGATTATGTTCTAACATACGGCCCCTTATCTGTTGAAATTGAGCACGGAGCAAAAAATAATTTTGTAGAAGATAAGGTAATGCACTTTGAGGAGAAAGATGAGCTTGTTAAAAAATTAACAGCGATTACAACAAGAGAAGATGTGGTTTTAGTGAAAGCATCTCGAGGAATGAAGCTTGAGGAAGTTATCTCAAAAATGATGCATAAATTACCGTGATATTAAAAAGAGTATAAGTAAGCTCTATTGCAAACGGAAAGCCATAGTGTTATGATGTAGTCTGAGTGTCTTGAGGCGCTTATACTCTAAACGTTGAATTTATTGAAGTAGTCGTTTAGAGCATTTTCCGTTTCCTCGGAGAATGCTTTTTTTTGTAAAATATAGATAGTCTAAATATAAAAGGAGTTTGAAAAACTTGGCATTATTTCAAGATTTAGGATTAAGTCAACAGCTTAATAACGCTGTGAGTAAAATGGGTTTTGAAGAAGCAACACCAATTCAAGCAGAAACTATCCCATTAGCACTAGAAGGTCACGATTTGATCGGACAAGCACAAACAGGAACAGGGAAAACAGCTGCATTTGGTATTCCTCTTATTGAAAAAGTTGATGTAAACGTAGATGCAATTCAAGGGTTAATTATTGCTCCTACTCGTGAACTTGCTGTACAGGTATCTGAAGAACTTTACAAAATTGGTCAAACAAAGCGCGTACGCGTGCTATCAATTTACGGTGGTCAAGATATCAGTCGTCAAATTCGTGCATTGAAAAAGCACCCTCATATCATCGTAGGGACACCAGGACGTATGCTAGATCATATTAATCGTCGTACACTTCGTCTACAAGACGTTCATACAGTTATATTAGATGAAGCAGATGAAATGTTAAACATGGGATTCATCGAAGACATTGAAAAAATCTTATCAAACGTACCTGAGAACCACCAAACACTTTTATTCTCAGCAACAATGCCTACTCCAATCCGTCGCATTGCTGAAAAATTCATGAACGAACCAAAAGTGGTAAAAGTAAAAGCAAAAGAAGTAACGATGCCAAACATTACGCAGTATTATTTAGAAGTACAAGAAAAGCGTAAATTTGATATCCTTACTCGTCTTTTAGATATGCAATCACCTGAATTAGCTATCATCTTTGGTCGTACAAAGCGCCGTGTTGATGAGTTATCAGAAGCATTAAATATGCGTGGTTATTCTGCACAAGGTATCCATGGTGACTTGACGCAATCGAAACGTCTATCTGTACTACGTCAATTTAAAGAAGGTTCTATTGACGTATTAGTTGCGACGGACGTAGCTGCACGCGGACTTGATATTTCTGGTGTTACTCATGTATACAACTTTGATATCCCTCAAGATCCGGAAAGCTATGTACACCGTATCGGACGTACAGGACGTGCTGGTAAAATGGGCGCTGCTATGACATTTGTAACGCCAAGAGAAACTGGACAGTTACACAATATTGAGCGTACAACAAAACGTAAAATGGAGCGTATGACTCCTCCAACGCTTGATGAAGCAATGGAAGGTCAACAGCGTATTGCAGCTGACAAATTAACAGAGTCTGTGACACAAGGCAACTTATCTTACTACAAACAGTTGGCAGAAGAGTTACTTGAAGAGCACGATTCAGTTTCATTAGTGGCAGCGGCAATCAAATTATTTACAAAAGAACCAAACGAATCACCAATTCAATTAACTGCTGAACCACCGGTAATTGCAAAAGGTGATAAAAACAAACGTGGAAATGGCGGAGGTCGTTCACGTTCTAACTCTAAAAACTACTCGCAGCAAAATCGTCGTGGAAACTCAAAGCGTTTTGGTGACAAGCGTCGCGGTGGAAGCAACGGTAGTGATAATAGAAATCGCAATAGCAGCAGCAATCGTAAAGATTCTCGCAGCAAAGCGTAAAACAAAAACGAGCCTTAACAGGCTCGTTTTTTTATGTGTTAATTGCTATTTTATTGGTGCACACTATGAGTAAAATAAAATGGGGTGTTCACTGATGTCGACCATTGTTCGGTTAGGTTATGTGGCGATGAGCGTTCATTTGGAAAATAGTTCTCCTTCTCAAACAATGACTTTTGCACAATTTCAGCGTGTGAAAGACCATGAAGCGGCCATTCGCAAGCTCGAACGTATCGCAATATCCAACTTAGAAAACTGCTTACGGTTATTAAAACATAATGCGTGGAGTGAAATTGAGTTTTTTCGATTCAGTTCTAAGTTAATTCCATTAGCTAATCATGACGTGCTAAAAGAGTGGAACTACATAGCTCCTTTAAAAGATGCTCTTCAGCGTATTTCTGTATTTTTGAAGAAACATCCAATGCGAGTAGATTTTCACCCGGATTATTTTGTTGTTTTAAACTCAACGGATAAAGAGGTTTTTAAGCATTCTATTCAAACTCTTCGCATGCATCAAAAGTTGCTAAAAGGAATGGAGATTCCGCTTCGGAATCGCTGTGTTTTACATGTTGGAGGAGCCTATAATGACAAAGAAAAAGCACTGGAGCAGTTTATTCATAATTGGGGGCTTGTACCTCAATCTATTCAGCAAATGATTATGTTAGAAAACGACGATACAACCTTTCATATAAAGGACGTCTTGTATTTATGTGAAAAACTAAATGTCCCAATCATTTTTGATCTTCATCATCATCAGGCAAACAGCGATGAAACTTCGTGGCAAGAGCATTGGGACCGTATCATTAGAACATGGGAATATGAAACACTTCCTCTAAAAATGCATATATCTAGTCCTAAAAGTGATAAAGAATTTAGAGCCCATGCAGATTATATCGATGTTAATGGGTTTTACAGCTTTTTAAAAGAAGTAAATGGAACGATACCGCAAATTGATTGCATGATTGAAGCTAAGAAAAAAGATGAAGCGCTCTTTCAGTTAGTAAAAGATTTGAAGTCTTATGAAGATGTGGAATTTATTAACTCATCCACTTTTTATATTAAATCCTAAAGCAGGCCTCATATCTGTGTCTTGTTTTTCTGTTTGAACGCAAGAAAAGCGAGAAGAAATCCAGCAATACCTCCACCAAAATGAGCTGTATTGTTGGTTCCTGGCGTTAGCAGACCTGAAAGTAATCCAATAATTAAAAAGACTACAATGATTTGCTGGTTACTTTTAGAAAGCATATGCTTTTGTTTTATTACAAGATAGAGGTAAAACCCAAGCAGCCCGAAAATGGCACCTGATGCACCCACATGGCTGTAAAAAGAAGATTGGATTAGAAATGTAACGATATTTCCAAGCAATCCACACGTAAGGTAGAATAGAAGAAACTTATAAGAAGAAAGAATACGCTCAGCACCTGGTCCTAACAAGAACAATGAAAATGAGTTAAAAAGAAGGTGTGAAAAGCTTAGATGCAAAAAGATAGGTGTGAAAAGTCGCCAGTAGTCTCCTTGAGAAATTAAGCTATTCACACCAATAAGCTGATGTATAAAAGATTCTGCAAGGTGTGAGGGAAGAGCGGCAAGTAACCATAGCGCAATGTGGATGCAGATAAGCGTGAAGGTAACAGGATAAAAACGTTTAAATTCAGCTGCATTTTCTGTGCGTACGAACATATTTGTCACTCCTTTTTATAAAGGCATTTTTATATACTATTCTGTAAGAGAGGATTAAATGAAAATGATTATAGGAACTGGAATTGATATTACAGAGTTAGAGCGGATTGAAAAAATGGTGCAGCGTCAAAGCGCTTTTATTACTCGGATTTTAACAAAAAATGAAAGAGAACGCTATGAAAAGCTATCAAGCCGACGCAAGGTCGAATTTTTAGCAGGAAGATTTGCTGTGAAAGAAGCATATTCGAAAGCTCTTGGAACAGGAATAGGAAAAGATTTCAGCTTCCAAGATATCGAAATCGTGAATGATGAAAGAGGAAAGCCCTACATTGTTACAAAACAACCACTTGATGCGTCTGTACACGTATCTATTTCGCACAGTGCGCACTATGCAATTGCTCAAGTAATTATTGAACGCTTGTCAAGCTAGTCTGCATATTCACTATTTCTTGTTCATATATTCATAGTGTGGATAGGGGAGACAAGATATGTTCTTGCTTCTCCGTTTAGCTGTGAATATACGAAATAAAGGAGTTGGGGAAATGCATAAAAAATGGATTGGCTTATTTGTTTGCGCCTTTTTTCTCTTAGCCTTATCAGCATGCGGTGAAAAAAGTCAGCAGGATGTAACAGATGCATTGGATGCCAAGGTACAAGAAATGGCGGGGTATAAATCAGATGCTAAGATGACATTGAATACAGGGAAAGATGCTCAAGTATACGATGTAGAGATTTGGCATAGTAAGCCTATGTATTATCGAGTGAATTTGAAAAATACAAAGAAAGATCAAAGCCAAATGATTTTGCGTAATGATGAAGGGGTTTTTGTCTTAACACCTGCCTTAAATAAAAGCTTTCGTTTTCAGAGCGACTGGCCGCAAAATAGCAGTCAAGCTTATTTGTATGAATCCCTTGTCCAAGACATTGTGAAGGATGAAAAAGCAAGTTTTAAATCAACGGATAAGCATTATATTTTTGAAACAAAAACCAACTATCAAAATAGCACAATGCTTCCTAAACAAGAAATTACGCTGAACAAAAGTGACTTAGCGCCTGTTTCGGTTAAAATTATGGATACGGATAATAAAGTGTTAATAAAAGTTGATTTCTCTAAGGTGAAATTCGATTCTAAGTTTGATAAAGGAGCTTTTGACACAAAAAGAAATATGACAAGTGCAAAGATTGACGTTCCGACACTAGCTCAGCAAAAATCATTTAGCGTCCTTTATCCTAAGGATGTTCCAAAAGGTACAAAGCTGTCCAAAGAAAAGAAAATTGAGACGGAAAATGGCGAGAGAGTCGTTTTAATGTACAAAGGAGAAAAGCCGTTTACTCTTGTACAAGAAAAAGCTCAAGTAGCTAAAACAGCAACATCTACAGTTACTGCCGGAGAGCCATTTGATTTAGGTTTTACTGTGGGAGCTTTAACGGATAAAAGTCTATCTTGGACATATAATGGAGTAGACTTTATGCTGGCTTCTGATCAGCTAACACCAGATGAATTGAGTACAGTTGCTAGGTCTGTGCAAAGTCAGATGGGAAAATAAGAGAAGCTTACAAGCCTGCATATATGTAGGCTTGTTCTTGCTTAATTTGAATAAAGATCGAGATGAAGTTTGGTTATAAATGTATTATACTAACAGAGGAAAGTACGTTTAGAATGGTTCTGAAAAAAGGAAGTGTCGTAGTAATGGATGCATTTTATAGAGAAACATGGGCAGAAATTGATGTAGAAGCCATTTTTCAAAATGTGAATCATGTAAGAGAACTGATACCGGGGCATAAAACGCTAATGGCCGTAGTAAAGGCGAATGCTTACGGGCATGGAGATAAAGAAGTAGCAGAGATTGCGCTTCAAGCTGGTGCTGATATGCTAGCTGTAGCTTTTTTGGATGAAGCTATTGCTCTTCGAAAAAAAGGAATAAAGGAAGCCATTTTAGTATTAGGAGCCGTGCCTACCCCATACATTCAAACAGCATTGAAGTGGGATGTAACGGTCACTGCTTATAGCAAAGCTTGGATTGAAGAAGCAGCGTCCATTCTAGGTGCAAACAGTCAGTTGCATATGCATTTAAAAATAGATACAGGCATGGGTCGCTTGGGAATTAGAACGAAAGAAGAATTACACGAAACGATGAATATCATCACTTCTCATTCAGGATTCGTGCTGGATGGAGTGTTTACACACTTTGCAACAGCAGACGAGCTAAACTCGCCTTATTTTGAAGAACAATACACATTCTTTGAAGAAATGGTTCGAATTGTGAAAGAACATAATTTTACACCTCCGATGATTCACTGTGCAAATAGCGCAGCCTTGCTTCGTCGTCCGAAAGATATCTTTAATGGCGTACGCTTAGGTATCTCTATGTATGGCTTGAGTCCTTCTGAGGAATTAAAAGAAGTCTTGCCAATTCCGTTAAAACAAGCGTTTTCGCTGCACAGCCGTATTGTGCATGTTAAAAAAGTCAAAAAAGGGAGTCATATCAGTTACGGAGCTACTTATGAAGCCGAAGAAGATGAATGGATTGCTACTATTCCAGTAGGATACGCAGACGGCTGGATTCGTAAATTAAGTAATTTTGAAGTATTAGTAGACGGAGTTAAAGTGCCAATTGTTGGTAGAATATGCATGGATCAATTGATGATTAAATTACCTAAAATGTATAAAATGGGTACAAAAGTCACATTTATTGGAAAACAAAAAGGTGCTGAAATTACAATTGATGAAGTAGCGAAGCATCTTGAAACAATTAATTATGAAATCCCTTGCATGATTGCAGCAAGGGTTCCGAGGGTTTATACAAGAGATTCGCAGCATATTGATGTTAATAATTATATCTTGCGCTGAATATACATCTTCCTGAGTCAACATAAAAAGTCTGCGAACAAAAGACAATAAAATAATAACTTCCATGCATAAAAGAGGGTATCAATTGACGATAATAGTGTAGAAATTGACAGAATTAACTTTCCATTAAAGCTAATCAATGTTATGATAAGGAAAGATGAGACTATTGGTGTGTGTATTGATGTTGGAGGTGTATGTTTGTGTCTGAAGCGAGCGCAACTACAGAAATCCTAGTAAGATTACCGAAAAATTTAGTATCGGAGCTCGATCTTATGGTTAAACAAGAAAATGGCAACCGAAGTGATTTTATTCACCAAGCAACAAAATTGTACCTTCGTGAGCGAAAAAAACGCCATATTCGCGAATCAATGAGACGTGGATATATGGAGATGGCAAAGATAAACTTAAATATTGCTTCCGAGGCTTTTCTAGCAGAGTATGAAGCTGATCATACTGTGGATCGTTTAGTAAGCGGGGGGTAATGACTTGGTAGTCAAACGTGGCGACGTTTATTTTGCTGACCTATCTCCTGTTGTTGGCTCAGAACAAGGAGGCGTTCGCCCTGTACTTGTCATTCAAAATGATATAGGCAATCGTTTTAGCCCAACTGTTATTGTAGCTGCGATCACTGCTCAAATTCAAAAGGCAAAGTTACCTACGCATGTTGAAATTGATGCAAAGCGCTATGGATTTGAGCGAGATTCAGTTATTTTACTAGAACAAATTCGTACTATTGATAAACAGAGGCTAACAGACAAGATTACCCATTTAGATGATGAAATGATGGACAGAGTGGATGAAGCCTTGCAAATCAGTGTAGGACTTATCGACTTTTAGAATTATACTTCCATTTATGCTAAGTTGCTCCTTTATGAGCAACTTTTTTAATTTGACTAGGAATAATTAGTAAACGTATATTGTAACAAGAAACGTTTTAAAAATGATAATATATATATAGATATAAATGAGTGTATTGACTCACAAGGAGGCCCTCATGAATCAAGATTTATTCAATTATATACAAAATCATAAATCAGAAATTTTTGATCGATGGCTAGTGTTAATGAATGATGTGGAAACAGAGCGGATTAAAAACATTGTGTCCGAGCAAGTGTACGTAAATGTGAGCTCTGATTTTGTAAATTTACTTTTGGCAAAAGCATTCCGTGATCAGGAAAATTTTGCAGAGGAACTAGAGGAAGTAGTAGGACGAGTTGTGAGTTTAGGGTGGCCCCTTGCTTATTTGACACAGGGTGTACGTAACTTGGGTCATGTAGTTGTTGAAGGGTATGTAAACAGTGAACATGTAAAAGCTGACCAAACTCATCCTGAATTATTCTATCGGTTTGACAAGTGGTTAAGCCCTATTTATAACAAAATAGTAGAACAATACTCCAACTCGTGGGAAAATACAGTTATGTTGCAAAAAGTTGCACTTCAAGAATTGTCTGCTCCATTAATACCGGTATTTGATAAAATTACAGTAATGCCGCTTGTGGGAACAATTGACACCGATCGCGCAAAGAAAATTATGGAAAACTTACTGCAAGGTGTCGTAAAGCACCGATCAGAGGTCGTATTAATAGATATTACCGGAGTACCAGTAGTGGATACGATGGTTGCCCATCATATCATTCAAGCTGCTGAAGCCGTACGTTTGGTTGGAGCCAAGTGTTTGTTAGTAGGAATTCGTCCGGAAATTGCTCAGACTATTGTGAACTTAGGTATTAACTTAAACGAAATTATTACGAAAAACTCATTAAAAAAAGGTGTAGAGTTTGCGTTAGAAATGACTGAGCGGAAAATAGTTGATATAGAATCGGAGGAATAAACGTGAGAATACCCATTTTGAAATTGTACGACTATTTATTGGTATCCATTCAATGGGAGCTGGATGATCAAACGGCTATTCAATTCCAAGAAGATTTGCTAAGTAAAATTCACCAAACTGGAGCAAAAGGAGTGGTAATCGATTTAACTTCAATTGATATGATCGATTCATTCATCGCAAAAGTGTTAGGTGACGTGGTTAGCATGTCTAATTTGATGGGGGCCAGAGTAGTATTAACAGGTATCCAGCCTGCAGTAGCTATTACACTTGTTGAGTTAGGGATTGGCCTAAACGATGTTCTTACTGCACTCGATTTAGAAAAAGGTCTTGAGAAACTCCAATCGGAATTGGGGGATTAGTATATGGAATTCCAATCCAGCGTAAAAATCGTAACAGAATGGGACATCGTAGCGGCACGCCAATTAGGTAGAAATGTGTCGAAAGAGCTAGGGTTTGGAACAGTTGACCAAGCTCGTATTACAACCGCCATTTCTGAATTAGCTCGTAATATTTACCTATATGCGGGTAAGGGTCAAATCTATATTGAAAAATTAAATCGTGGAGGAAAAAACGGTCTTCTTGTCGTAGCAACAGATGAAGGGCCAGGTATCCCCGACGTTCGCAAAGTAATGGAAGATGGATATTCAACATCGGGTGGACTAGGAGCTGGGCTTCCTGGGGTAAAGCGATTGATGGATGAGTTTGACATCGAAACAAATGTCGGAGAAGGTACTGAGATTAAAGCAGTTAAGTGGCTCCGGTAGGAGGAAATAGATAATGTCTTTTGATAAAGAGATGAGAGATTTATACAAAGATATTTTGGGGAACTATATCCAAACACAAAATGAACAAATTTTGTATCAAGGACAAAAACTAAGTAGAAAATCTTTAGAGAATGAAATATCGCCAGAAGATATTGTGAGCATTCATAAAGAAGTGATTGAAGAAATTTATTCTGATATTCCAGAAAAAGTGCTGCATTCTCTGGACTTTTTACTTGAGGTAATGATTAGCTACGGTCTTGCTCTTCGTGAGCATCAAACATTAAAAAATAAGCAGCGGGAGCTTCGTTCTGAAATCGAAGTTGCCGCTAACGTCCAGCAGACGCTGTTAGGGACAAAGGTTCCGGCTAGTTCAACTTTAGAAATTGGCGCAATTAGCGTACCGGCTAAACAGATGAACGGAGATTATTTTCACTTTGTAGAAGAAGAGCACGGTGGATTAAGTATTGCCATTGCCGATGTGATCGGAAAAGGAATTCCAGCTGCAATGTGTATGTCTATGATCAAGTATGCAATGGATAGCTTACCGGACTCAAGAAAAAATCCAAGTTACGTATTAGAGAATTTGAATAATATTGTAGAGCGAAACGTAGATCCAAGTATGTTTATTACGATGTTCTACGGAAGCTATAATCCCGAGACGAACTTATTTGATTATGCATCTGCAGGGCATGAGCCAGGTTTTTATTATGATGCCAAAGCTGATTCATTTGAAGATTTGGAAGCAAAAGGACTCGTACTAGGAGTCGATCGCCATGTGAAATATCTTCAGTACGAGCAGCAACTTTCAAAAGGCGATATGATTGTTCTGTTAACAGATGGTGTAACAGAATGCAGAACTGAAGAAGGATTTATTGAAAGATTGGACATCATAAAATTAATTCGAAAATACATGCATTTGTCTCCTCAAGAAATTGTAGAATCTGTATACAAAGAGCTGGAAAAATTACAGCATTTTCAATTGAGGGATGATTTTACATTGATTATTTTGAAGAGTTTAGTTTAAGTATTCTAAATAAGGGTACAGAAAAGATAGCACAAAATTAGAGGGGGTCTACTAATACGATGAATTTAAAAATAGATATACAAAAGGACGGTCAAGCATATCGTGTTAAGCTGGCTGGAGAGATTGACGCATATACAGCACCTAAGCTAAAAGAAAAGTTCATGGAAATTACTGAACATACTGAACCGGAAATTATAGTCGATTTAACCGATGTATCATATATGGATAGTACAGGACTAGGTGTATTTATTGCATTGTTAAAAGCCAATAAGAAAAATAACGGCTCTTTGAAATTTGTTGGTGTATC is a window encoding:
- a CDS encoding CopG family ribbon-helix-helix protein; this encodes MSEASATTEILVRLPKNLVSELDLMVKQENGNRSDFIHQATKLYLRERKKRHIRESMRRGYMEMAKINLNIASEAFLAEYEADHTVDRLVSGG
- a CDS encoding STAS domain-containing protein; the protein is MRIPILKLYDYLLVSIQWELDDQTAIQFQEDLLSKIHQTGAKGVVIDLTSIDMIDSFIAKVLGDVVSMSNLMGARVVLTGIQPAVAITLVELGIGLNDVLTALDLEKGLEKLQSELGD
- a CDS encoding anti-sigma factor antagonist encodes the protein MNLKIDIQKDGQAYRVKLAGEIDAYTAPKLKEKFMEITEHTEPEIIVDLTDVSYMDSTGLGVFIALLKANKKNNGSLKFVGVSERIKRLFDITGLTDILNVNSQVEGGVK
- a CDS encoding LolA family protein; translation: MFLLLRLAVNIRNKGVGEMHKKWIGLFVCAFFLLALSACGEKSQQDVTDALDAKVQEMAGYKSDAKMTLNTGKDAQVYDVEIWHSKPMYYRVNLKNTKKDQSQMILRNDEGVFVLTPALNKSFRFQSDWPQNSSQAYLYESLVQDIVKDEKASFKSTDKHYIFETKTNYQNSTMLPKQEITLNKSDLAPVSVKIMDTDNKVLIKVDFSKVKFDSKFDKGAFDTKRNMTSAKIDVPTLAQQKSFSVLYPKDVPKGTKLSKEKKIETENGERVVLMYKGEKPFTLVQEKAQVAKTATSTVTAGEPFDLGFTVGALTDKSLSWTYNGVDFMLASDQLTPDELSTVARSVQSQMGK
- the ndoA gene encoding type II toxin-antitoxin system endoribonuclease NdoA, with amino-acid sequence MVVKRGDVYFADLSPVVGSEQGGVRPVLVIQNDIGNRFSPTVIVAAITAQIQKAKLPTHVEIDAKRYGFERDSVILLEQIRTIDKQRLTDKITHLDDEMMDRVDEALQISVGLIDF
- a CDS encoding PP2C family protein-serine/threonine phosphatase, producing MSFDKEMRDLYKDILGNYIQTQNEQILYQGQKLSRKSLENEISPEDIVSIHKEVIEEIYSDIPEKVLHSLDFLLEVMISYGLALREHQTLKNKQRELRSEIEVAANVQQTLLGTKVPASSTLEIGAISVPAKQMNGDYFHFVEEEHGGLSIAIADVIGKGIPAAMCMSMIKYAMDSLPDSRKNPSYVLENLNNIVERNVDPSMFITMFYGSYNPETNLFDYASAGHEPGFYYDAKADSFEDLEAKGLVLGVDRHVKYLQYEQQLSKGDMIVLLTDGVTECRTEEGFIERLDIIKLIRKYMHLSPQEIVESVYKELEKLQHFQLRDDFTLIILKSLV
- a CDS encoding anti-sigma regulatory factor, encoding MEFQSSVKIVTEWDIVAARQLGRNVSKELGFGTVDQARITTAISELARNIYLYAGKGQIYIEKLNRGGKNGLLVVATDEGPGIPDVRKVMEDGYSTSGGLGAGLPGVKRLMDEFDIETNVGEGTEIKAVKWLR
- the alr gene encoding alanine racemase; its protein translation is MDAFYRETWAEIDVEAIFQNVNHVRELIPGHKTLMAVVKANAYGHGDKEVAEIALQAGADMLAVAFLDEAIALRKKGIKEAILVLGAVPTPYIQTALKWDVTVTAYSKAWIEEAASILGANSQLHMHLKIDTGMGRLGIRTKEELHETMNIITSHSGFVLDGVFTHFATADELNSPYFEEQYTFFEEMVRIVKEHNFTPPMIHCANSAALLRRPKDIFNGVRLGISMYGLSPSEELKEVLPIPLKQAFSLHSRIVHVKKVKKGSHISYGATYEAEEDEWIATIPVGYADGWIRKLSNFEVLVDGVKVPIVGRICMDQLMIKLPKMYKMGTKVTFIGKQKGAEITIDEVAKHLETINYEIPCMIAARVPRVYTRDSQHIDVNNYILR
- a CDS encoding RsbT co-antagonist protein RsbRA yields the protein MNQDLFNYIQNHKSEIFDRWLVLMNDVETERIKNIVSEQVYVNVSSDFVNLLLAKAFRDQENFAEELEEVVGRVVSLGWPLAYLTQGVRNLGHVVVEGYVNSEHVKADQTHPELFYRFDKWLSPIYNKIVEQYSNSWENTVMLQKVALQELSAPLIPVFDKITVMPLVGTIDTDRAKKIMENLLQGVVKHRSEVVLIDITGVPVVDTMVAHHIIQAAEAVRLVGAKCLLVGIRPEIAQTIVNLGINLNEIITKNSLKKGVEFALEMTERKIVDIESEE